One window of the Thalassoroseus pseudoceratinae genome contains the following:
- a CDS encoding aldo/keto reductase, with protein sequence MEKRPLGKTGLEFTTLSFGASSLGAEFRNIDLNEACQSVHTAIDRGMNFIDTSPFYGRGMSEMLLGRVLPEIPRDSYYLGTKLGRYAGQHFDFSARRVEESVDISLERMKVDHLDIVLCHDLEFVEMSQIVEETLPALRKQVEKGKVRFIGVSGYPMKMFKYILNNAKIDVLLTYNHYTLQNDMALELVPICHEQGVGLMNAAPFSARLLTNAPLPTWHKATPKVREIVKQAADHCASRDVDIAKLALQFSLANPDFTTCVTGSANPKRISQWVDWTEEPLDETLLAEVLEILKPIHNWFYIEGRPENNDEPTVDA encoded by the coding sequence ATGGAAAAGAGACCACTTGGAAAAACGGGATTGGAATTCACAACGCTTTCCTTCGGGGCGTCCTCGTTGGGAGCGGAGTTTCGCAATATTGATCTGAACGAAGCCTGCCAAAGCGTGCATACGGCCATTGACCGCGGGATGAATTTCATCGACACGTCACCGTTCTACGGTCGTGGGATGAGTGAAATGCTGCTGGGACGCGTGCTGCCGGAAATTCCTCGGGACAGTTACTATCTTGGAACCAAATTAGGACGTTACGCGGGACAACATTTCGACTTCAGTGCCCGACGAGTCGAAGAGAGCGTCGACATCTCGTTGGAGCGGATGAAGGTCGATCACCTGGATATTGTGTTGTGTCACGACTTGGAGTTCGTCGAGATGTCGCAGATCGTCGAAGAGACGCTTCCCGCTCTTCGAAAGCAGGTGGAGAAAGGCAAGGTGCGGTTCATTGGGGTGAGTGGCTATCCCATGAAGATGTTTAAGTACATCCTGAATAACGCCAAGATTGATGTGCTGCTGACCTACAATCACTATACGTTGCAGAACGATATGGCTTTGGAACTTGTACCGATTTGTCACGAACAGGGAGTCGGTCTGATGAATGCTGCTCCATTCTCGGCACGATTGCTAACGAACGCTCCGTTGCCGACGTGGCATAAAGCGACACCTAAAGTCCGCGAGATCGTCAAGCAAGCCGCGGATCACTGTGCAAGTCGTGATGTGGATATTGCGAAACTGGCGTTGCAATTTTCCCTAGCAAATCCTGACTTCACAACTTGCGTTACGGGGTCGGCAAACCCTAAGCGAATTTCTCAATGGGTCGATTGGACTGAAGAACCGCTCGATGAAACTTTGCTCGCGGAAGTGCTAGAGATTCTTAAACCGATCCACAACTGGTTCTATATTGAAGGTCGTCCGGAAAACAATGATGAGCCCACAGTCGATGCTTAG
- a CDS encoding AraC family transcriptional regulator gives MSQNTPSESLPPFVSRQVTEARRFFLNLDPSRQAALEVVCGGVERMRAEYVIDRKDFPYFAVELVAEGEGVLAISGEKYALSAGSLFAYGPRVPHTIRNRADNPMRKYYLDFVGTRAAKLLQSAGLRTGAKRYSAIAVGGLHELTDIFEMLIREASETGPIASSISESLTQLLFLKIQQLRLPKGSSMPRAYTTYERVRRYIEENYLVLDTAQDVADQCEITSVYLSRLFSRFADCGAYQFLLQRKMNYAAGLLMNEGLLVKDVAMKLGFADPFQFSRSFKRVYGIPPTRLVSTGQ, from the coding sequence ATGAGCCAGAATACACCCTCCGAATCGCTCCCGCCGTTTGTTTCTCGGCAGGTGACTGAAGCCCGGCGATTCTTTTTGAATCTGGACCCGAGCCGGCAGGCCGCGCTGGAAGTTGTGTGCGGCGGGGTGGAACGGATGCGTGCCGAGTACGTCATCGACCGCAAAGATTTCCCCTATTTCGCCGTTGAGCTTGTCGCTGAAGGCGAGGGCGTTCTTGCCATTAGCGGCGAGAAGTATGCGTTGTCGGCGGGCTCTTTATTTGCTTACGGGCCCCGCGTTCCCCACACGATTCGCAACCGAGCCGACAATCCCATGCGGAAATACTATCTTGATTTCGTGGGAACGCGAGCCGCCAAACTGCTTCAATCCGCCGGGCTGCGAACAGGCGCTAAACGTTACTCCGCCATCGCGGTTGGCGGGTTGCACGAACTGACGGATATCTTCGAGATGCTAATTCGGGAAGCGAGTGAGACGGGTCCCATCGCTTCGTCCATCTCTGAATCGTTGACTCAGTTGTTGTTTCTGAAGATCCAGCAACTAAGACTTCCGAAAGGCAGTTCAATGCCCAGAGCCTATACAACCTACGAACGCGTCCGCCGCTACATCGAGGAGAACTATCTCGTTCTCGACACCGCTCAGGATGTCGCCGACCAATGTGAGATTACGTCGGTCTACCTTTCCCGCTTGTTTAGCCGATTCGCCGATTGCGGTGCCTATCAGTTTCTGCTCCAACGCAAGATGAACTACGCAGCCGGGCTTTTGATGAACGAAGGTTTGTTAGTTAAAGATGTCGCGATGAAACTAGGCTTTGCAGATCCGTTTCAGTTCTCTCGAAGCTTCAAACGTGTCTATGGGATTCCTCCCACTCGATTAGTCAGCACGGGCCAGTGA
- a CDS encoding RidA family protein yields MRCFSYGTMMVLLLGCGVAELAADETQLTRYGNAADRAASDAVKVRGATLLHTDQIVPNADAKTSFEQQTNSVLQKLRQLLDACELSTSDLVKLNIYLSDEQNREVCSKQLLAWYDGDARPAVSFVQTRLPNKHDQIGLDAVIAGESPKNGSTQETVHVRSLRPGDAVYVSGQAEPGDLQNATRATLKSLIRTIGYFKLKRDHVVSLKCFLNPMTEAATVEREVKQLFQGVDMPVVSYVEWTASGTRPIEIEMIATAPSTTAESSVTYFTPPEMKASPVYSRVARIHGDNRIYLSGFVSPNPGSGQQQTEAIFEQIIKTLKMSGSDLTHLAKATYYVSDDEASQKLNQLRPQYYDPKRPPAASKAMVTGVGHAGRQLSIDLIAAPTTAP; encoded by the coding sequence ATGCGTTGTTTTTCCTATGGGACCATGATGGTCTTGCTCCTTGGTTGTGGAGTTGCGGAGCTTGCAGCCGATGAAACCCAGTTGACTCGGTACGGCAACGCTGCGGATCGGGCGGCCAGTGATGCGGTCAAGGTTCGCGGAGCCACACTGCTTCATACCGACCAGATTGTGCCAAATGCCGACGCCAAGACTTCGTTCGAGCAGCAAACCAATTCCGTCCTGCAAAAGTTACGACAACTCCTTGATGCGTGTGAGCTGTCGACATCCGATTTGGTCAAATTGAATATCTACCTCAGCGACGAACAGAACCGCGAGGTGTGTAGCAAGCAACTCCTTGCTTGGTACGACGGGGACGCGCGACCGGCTGTCTCATTTGTTCAAACGCGACTCCCGAACAAGCACGATCAGATCGGGCTCGACGCGGTGATTGCGGGTGAAAGTCCAAAGAACGGGTCGACGCAGGAGACCGTTCATGTGCGAAGTTTGCGTCCCGGAGATGCGGTTTATGTTTCCGGTCAAGCCGAACCGGGGGACCTTCAGAACGCGACTCGCGCGACGTTGAAATCCTTAATCAGAACGATTGGCTATTTCAAGTTGAAGCGAGACCACGTCGTCTCGTTGAAGTGCTTTCTGAATCCAATGACCGAAGCAGCCACAGTTGAACGCGAGGTGAAACAACTATTCCAAGGCGTCGACATGCCGGTGGTCTCCTATGTTGAGTGGACAGCAAGCGGGACGCGACCGATCGAGATCGAAATGATCGCAACCGCTCCCAGCACGACAGCCGAATCCAGCGTGACGTACTTCACACCACCGGAAATGAAGGCATCGCCAGTCTACAGTCGGGTCGCCCGCATTCATGGTGACAATCGGATCTACTTGTCGGGGTTTGTCTCGCCGAACCCTGGAAGTGGCCAACAGCAAACGGAGGCGATTTTCGAGCAGATCATCAAGACCTTGAAGATGTCCGGGTCGGATCTCACTCATTTAGCGAAAGCGACGTATTACGTCTCCGACGACGAAGCCAGCCAAAAACTCAATCAACTGCGGCCTCAATACTATGACCCGAAGCGACCACCAGCTGCTTCCAAAGCTATGGTCACAGGAGTTGGGCACGCTGGGCGTCAACTTTCGATTGATCTCATCGCGGCCCCCACAACGGCACCATAA
- a CDS encoding alpha/beta hydrolase family protein: MTKTFVLTVIVLALSYAAPVVAQSPPYDVVPEVKPPYYRVRYEASTVEGKLDIAVKYTVWIPENVKTLRGVIVHQHGCGEGSCKSGQTGAYDLHWQALAAKHNCALLSPSYEQPQDADCQRWCDPRKGSDAAFQQSLVDLGKMSGHPELSTVPWALWGHSGGATWAGIMTILHPNRVAAAWLRSGAPLVEPRPDRPSAKIVEIPEESLEVPIMMNLGTKEGVTVKEGRFTGVWPIVLQFFRPLRENGCLIGISVDPLTSHECGNQRYLAIPWFDECLQRRLPNASGEPLRPMPKQTAWLAEVEQNDAVPMEKFTGDKLKAIWLPSERIAKAWMQYVKNTQVADTTPPPAPTNIRVESGVLKWDAKADLESGIHRFIILRQGQQIATLPSDPKNRFGRPLFQGLQYSDTPLQPLAKMQYSVDLSKSLDAKDYQVVTENTAGLKSN, translated from the coding sequence ATGACTAAAACATTTGTTTTGACTGTAATCGTCCTCGCACTGAGTTATGCGGCCCCCGTAGTGGCTCAAAGTCCGCCGTATGATGTCGTTCCCGAAGTCAAGCCGCCGTACTATCGAGTGCGGTATGAAGCATCCACGGTGGAAGGCAAGCTGGACATTGCAGTCAAGTACACCGTTTGGATTCCTGAAAACGTCAAAACGTTGCGTGGCGTGATTGTCCATCAACACGGATGCGGCGAAGGTTCCTGTAAATCTGGTCAGACTGGTGCTTACGATTTGCATTGGCAAGCGTTGGCAGCGAAACACAACTGTGCCCTGCTCTCTCCGTCCTATGAGCAGCCTCAAGATGCCGATTGTCAACGCTGGTGTGATCCACGGAAAGGCTCGGATGCGGCGTTTCAACAATCACTCGTTGATCTTGGCAAGATGAGTGGTCATCCCGAACTGAGCACCGTGCCATGGGCGTTGTGGGGACACAGTGGCGGTGCGACTTGGGCGGGAATTATGACGATCCTGCATCCCAATCGTGTGGCAGCGGCTTGGTTACGGTCCGGTGCCCCACTCGTCGAGCCGCGTCCCGATCGTCCGTCCGCCAAAATTGTCGAAATCCCTGAGGAATCTCTCGAGGTTCCCATCATGATGAATCTTGGAACCAAGGAAGGTGTGACCGTCAAAGAGGGACGGTTCACTGGGGTCTGGCCGATCGTGTTACAGTTCTTTCGCCCTTTGCGAGAGAATGGATGTTTGATTGGGATTTCAGTCGATCCGTTAACGAGTCACGAATGTGGCAACCAACGGTACTTGGCGATTCCGTGGTTCGATGAATGTTTGCAACGGCGGTTGCCCAATGCTTCCGGGGAACCACTTCGGCCGATGCCAAAACAGACGGCATGGTTGGCCGAGGTGGAACAGAACGATGCTGTTCCAATGGAGAAGTTCACGGGAGACAAACTCAAAGCTATCTGGTTGCCTAGTGAGCGAATCGCGAAGGCTTGGATGCAGTATGTCAAGAACACGCAGGTCGCCGATACCACTCCACCACCCGCACCGACGAACATCCGGGTGGAAAGTGGTGTGCTGAAATGGGATGCCAAAGCCGACCTCGAAAGTGGAATCCATCGGTTTATCATTCTGCGTCAAGGACAACAAATTGCGACACTGCCCAGCGATCCCAAAAACCGATTCGGTCGCCCACTCTTCCAAGGGCTTCAATACAGTGACACCCCACTCCAACCACTAGCGAAGATGCAATATTCTGTTGATCTTTCCAAGTCCCTCGATGCGAAAGACTATCAGGTCGTCACAGAGAACACCGCCGGATTGAAGTCCAACTAG
- a CDS encoding FAD-dependent oxidoreductase gives MNRPHKSTATRRQFLTQSGLAAAACWYPSIFSASNSSRLWAAGGESERADVLIVGGGLGGCAAALAATRQGLRVIMTEPTDWIGGQLTQQLVPPDEHRWIESFGAPASYRRLRDRIRNYYRTKRPLKPAAKSRPNLDPGDGVVSRLCHEPRVALAVLDELLAPAVKQGLLKIRLNTQPIGADVDGDQVRAIQFKSRDHAQPIHIEADYFIDASEEGDVLPLTGTEYVTGSESQKETGEPSAGDEARPDNMQSITWCYAIDYLPDEDHTIDKPAMYDFWQKHVPALTPPWPGRLLALHYSNPWTNEPKVLGFAPRAAGRKTPKVQGLNLWLYRRIINEDNFEKGTYASDISVVNWPQNDYMLGNIIDVSPEERNKHLEGARQLSLSLLYWLQTEAPRPDGQTGWKGLRLRPDVVGTKDGLAKYPYIRESRRIKAEFTVLEQHLDIQGEERRKLGEHWVAPSFPDSVGVGHYSMDLHPSTGGDNYHHTSSLPYQIPLGTLIPQRMRNLIAACKNIGTTHFTNGAYRLHPTEWGIGEAAGALVAYCRANNLTAHMVRNQDKHLKDFQDQLVKSGVELDWTKLA, from the coding sequence ATGAATAGACCACACAAATCAACCGCGACTCGCAGACAGTTCCTCACGCAATCCGGATTGGCAGCGGCTGCGTGTTGGTACCCCTCGATTTTCTCCGCATCGAATTCAAGTCGATTGTGGGCCGCCGGTGGCGAAAGTGAACGTGCGGATGTGTTGATTGTGGGCGGTGGGCTCGGCGGTTGTGCGGCAGCTCTCGCCGCGACACGCCAGGGATTGCGAGTCATCATGACCGAACCCACGGATTGGATTGGCGGCCAATTGACACAACAACTAGTGCCGCCCGATGAACACCGGTGGATTGAGTCGTTCGGAGCCCCCGCGAGTTATCGACGGTTGCGTGATCGGATCCGAAACTACTATCGAACGAAACGTCCGCTCAAGCCCGCTGCAAAGTCGAGACCCAACCTTGATCCGGGCGATGGAGTGGTATCGCGACTCTGTCATGAACCCCGCGTTGCGTTGGCCGTGTTGGATGAGTTGTTGGCACCGGCTGTGAAGCAAGGACTACTAAAGATTCGACTCAACACGCAGCCGATCGGAGCCGATGTCGATGGCGACCAAGTCCGAGCAATTCAATTCAAAAGCCGCGACCATGCCCAGCCAATCCACATCGAGGCCGACTATTTTATCGATGCCTCGGAAGAAGGGGATGTGCTTCCCCTGACTGGAACGGAGTATGTCACTGGTTCGGAGTCACAGAAAGAAACCGGGGAACCGAGTGCCGGTGATGAGGCGAGACCCGACAATATGCAGTCGATCACATGGTGCTATGCAATCGACTATCTGCCGGATGAAGACCATACAATCGACAAGCCAGCGATGTATGACTTCTGGCAGAAACACGTACCGGCTCTCACACCACCATGGCCCGGTCGACTACTAGCATTGCACTATTCCAACCCTTGGACGAACGAACCTAAAGTCCTCGGTTTTGCACCTCGGGCGGCCGGCAGAAAGACTCCGAAAGTTCAGGGGCTGAATCTTTGGCTCTACCGACGCATCATTAACGAAGACAACTTCGAAAAGGGCACTTACGCAAGTGACATCTCCGTCGTCAATTGGCCTCAGAACGACTATATGTTGGGCAACATCATTGATGTGAGCCCTGAGGAACGAAACAAACATCTGGAAGGTGCGCGACAGTTGAGTTTGTCGTTGCTCTATTGGCTACAAACCGAAGCACCGCGTCCTGATGGACAAACGGGTTGGAAAGGTCTGCGATTGCGACCAGACGTCGTGGGCACAAAAGACGGTCTCGCCAAGTATCCGTATATTCGGGAGTCGCGTCGAATCAAGGCGGAATTCACGGTTCTTGAGCAGCACCTCGACATTCAAGGAGAGGAACGTCGCAAACTCGGCGAGCACTGGGTGGCTCCGTCTTTTCCGGATTCTGTCGGAGTCGGACACTATTCGATGGATCTCCACCCCTCAACAGGTGGTGACAATTATCATCACACAAGTTCTCTACCGTATCAAATTCCTTTGGGAACACTCATTCCTCAACGAATGAGAAACTTGATCGCGGCCTGTAAGAATATCGGTACCACACACTTCACGAATGGAGCCTATCGTTTGCATCCTACAGAATGGGGGATTGGCGAAGCAGCAGGCGCACTTGTTGCCTATTGCCGTGCGAACAATCTCACGGCCCATATGGTTCGCAATCAAGACAAGCATCTCAAGGATTTTCAAGATCAACTTGTCAAGTCTGGCGTGGAACTCGATTGGACAAAACTAGCCTAA
- a CDS encoding metallophosphoesterase family protein, protein MPQETSGNWSFLHVNDSHMGSPRSYRFRPAVNKRWAAIKHQMSQTNADLLLHGGDLTRDGDTHEFEYRQAAEDLETLPFPVFVIPGNMDVGNKHTTVNGTKLRWKGLEWNDPDWNMTERRLDLFSSYFGPIHWTFMHRDVRFTGFYAAVAGTGFPHEERLWSLLERLPELPPAKHHVAVMHYWPFMESLDEPDWDLTNGDEYDNWYFSINPPHRQRLWELLKAAKVEILFCGHVHTGRPVQIVDGIRIYRTQPAGNTGQLVERWPDADTRFGFQRCDVTAEGIEVTFVPGNDQCDEFGTFGPLGHPTVNERDYSVAQELPPLQPDADALS, encoded by the coding sequence ATGCCTCAAGAGACTTCTGGCAATTGGAGTTTTCTTCATGTGAATGATAGTCATATGGGGTCTCCACGTTCGTATCGGTTCCGACCGGCTGTCAACAAACGATGGGCAGCGATCAAACATCAAATGTCGCAAACGAATGCGGACTTACTCTTACATGGTGGCGACTTGACTCGCGATGGCGATACCCATGAGTTTGAATATCGCCAAGCCGCTGAAGATTTGGAGACCCTCCCGTTCCCGGTTTTCGTAATTCCCGGCAACATGGATGTCGGCAACAAACACACGACCGTGAACGGGACAAAACTCCGCTGGAAGGGTTTAGAGTGGAATGATCCAGACTGGAACATGACCGAGCGAAGACTCGATCTCTTTTCGAGTTATTTCGGCCCGATCCATTGGACTTTTATGCATCGGGATGTGCGTTTTACCGGGTTTTATGCGGCGGTCGCCGGCACGGGATTCCCGCATGAAGAGCGATTGTGGAGTCTTCTGGAACGCCTCCCGGAGTTACCTCCCGCAAAGCATCATGTGGCCGTTATGCACTATTGGCCGTTCATGGAGAGCCTCGACGAACCCGATTGGGATTTGACGAACGGTGATGAGTACGACAATTGGTATTTTTCGATCAACCCTCCACACCGCCAACGATTGTGGGAACTCCTCAAGGCGGCCAAGGTCGAAATTCTGTTTTGCGGGCATGTGCATACGGGTCGCCCTGTGCAAATCGTGGACGGCATTCGTATCTATCGGACGCAACCGGCTGGGAACACTGGGCAGCTCGTGGAGCGTTGGCCCGACGCGGACACACGGTTTGGATTTCAACGATGCGATGTAACTGCTGAGGGGATCGAAGTCACATTTGTGCCGGGCAATGATCAATGTGACGAGTTCGGAACGTTCGGTCCGCTTGGTCACCCGACTGTCAACGAACGAGACTACTCCGTGGCTCAAGAGCTTCCGCCACTCCAGCCCGATGCCGACGCACTCAGTTGA
- a CDS encoding SpoIIAA family protein, translated as MTMLNVEIDHEKLIAVLTPSGPLSKEDFAAAAKQIDPLVEQAGQLMGLVIHTENFPGWDSFSAMTNHFRFVRDHHQEVKRVAIVTNSPLGDIADTMVNHFVAAEIKHFPYANLAEAKQWITESSEAED; from the coding sequence ATGACCATGCTGAATGTGGAAATCGATCATGAGAAACTCATCGCAGTGTTAACGCCTTCGGGGCCATTGTCCAAAGAGGATTTCGCCGCAGCCGCGAAACAGATTGACCCATTGGTTGAACAGGCGGGCCAATTGATGGGCTTGGTGATCCACACGGAAAATTTTCCTGGTTGGGATTCATTCTCCGCAATGACGAATCATTTTCGGTTTGTCCGCGATCATCATCAGGAAGTCAAACGCGTCGCCATTGTGACGAATTCCCCATTAGGAGACATTGCCGACACAATGGTAAACCACTTCGTTGCTGCAGAAATCAAACACTTCCCCTACGCTAATTTGGCGGAGGCAAAACAGTGGATCACTGAGTCATCCGAAGCCGAAGACTAG
- a CDS encoding HzsA-related protein produces MSPVRADDEAEQRYPDPINLDVPHISTDPTVQYDYPIVYVRVPREGDDVVSKWPEIAHPVELDAGGDLMLLMPNGQEEVLVRGGDGSVTDPVVSLDGEWVFYSHIHDMTVNWAGKFPRGGADIYKIHLKTRKIVRLTHQKFTPNTGAADWSSDFVSKEDGKTYFDYGVFNMGPYPLPGGRIVFTSNRDGFRPPKHNGPTLQLFTMDTDGQNVECIGHLNVGMALHPVVLNDGRIIFSSMESQGLRSGLLWGLWTINPDGTGWAPVISAFDTGSAPNAFHFQTQLSDGSIIAEEYYNQNNSGFGAYVKLPPSVEAGYSAFGPGDLRDERNSPLRFGRFYNSKPKLYRLPFSPFGIESFTRFANNGEGPADYSQLEDRKSPAVGKFTHPSAAPNNHLLTVYTPGPANHQNGLKKPAIDGGIYLIKDGIPIDEPAEMRLIKNDPRYNEQFPRAVVPYQRIYGIKEPATIEPLANDGLLSPHLPEGTPFGLVGSSSLYKRESYPGGTVPEGSVTATFAGGRDANGYTALDPFNTSQNGASLNWFNQGSDAGVYDNEDIHAIRILAMEPTTDRHRGPNSGRRFRSHAMERLRILGEIPVRKFDENGKQPVDPDGHPDTSFLTKIPADTAFTFQTLDEQGMVLNMAQTWHQVRPGEVRHDCGGCHAHSQEPTEFSLTAAAKADYQVFDLTESTPLLTSQQNDESGRQWDADNSTGLANVPRGVVNVEYFRDVQPILQRSCAACHTSQDGKSPAGNLDLAADAERVNIPHKGQFPGTYYRLAMDQQAKFGHKPVIHNGTWRQTNASRYVRKFQSRRSLLVWKIFGERLDGWTNNDLPTARMPGDPDTLEQAGQPVPNTQTNRDKSDLDYRGSIMPPPDAVKSGKVKPLSEDDRLTLIRWIDLGCPIDLDYDPENPERIGFGWMCDDKRPTLTLAEPKLDQSKPLDRILIGAFDYGSGLDPASLNVVADFPIDDRAAGTNLADRFREKTPGVWEYQLSKPISVPTGTLQIAIEDQQGNKTQIVRTLSKNTE; encoded by the coding sequence GTGAGCCCAGTTCGGGCCGATGACGAGGCGGAGCAACGGTACCCTGACCCCATTAACTTGGATGTTCCGCACATCTCCACGGACCCTACGGTGCAGTACGATTACCCAATCGTCTATGTCCGTGTGCCACGCGAGGGTGATGATGTCGTCTCGAAGTGGCCTGAAATTGCCCACCCGGTGGAACTAGACGCCGGTGGCGATTTGATGCTGTTGATGCCGAACGGTCAGGAAGAAGTCTTGGTCAGAGGCGGCGACGGCTCGGTAACCGATCCTGTGGTTTCTCTGGATGGGGAGTGGGTGTTCTATTCGCACATTCATGACATGACCGTCAACTGGGCGGGCAAGTTCCCACGTGGCGGTGCGGACATCTACAAGATCCATCTGAAAACTCGAAAGATTGTCCGTCTGACGCATCAAAAGTTTACGCCCAACACCGGGGCGGCGGATTGGTCGAGCGATTTCGTCAGCAAAGAAGACGGCAAAACCTACTTCGACTATGGCGTATTCAACATGGGGCCTTATCCACTTCCGGGCGGGCGAATTGTGTTTACGAGCAACCGCGACGGTTTTCGGCCACCCAAGCACAATGGCCCCACGCTGCAACTTTTCACGATGGACACAGACGGCCAAAACGTCGAGTGCATCGGTCATTTGAACGTCGGTATGGCGTTGCACCCGGTAGTGCTGAACGATGGGCGAATCATCTTTAGTTCGATGGAATCGCAGGGACTCCGCAGCGGTCTTTTGTGGGGACTGTGGACAATCAATCCCGATGGCACAGGATGGGCTCCGGTGATTAGTGCGTTCGATACCGGCAGCGCTCCCAATGCGTTTCACTTCCAGACGCAACTTTCGGATGGTTCGATCATTGCTGAGGAATACTATAATCAGAACAACAGTGGGTTTGGTGCGTATGTTAAACTGCCACCGAGTGTCGAGGCGGGTTACTCCGCGTTCGGTCCAGGCGACTTGCGGGATGAGCGAAACTCACCGCTTCGGTTCGGTCGGTTCTACAATTCCAAACCGAAACTGTATCGCTTGCCGTTTAGTCCTTTCGGTATCGAATCGTTCACTCGCTTTGCCAATAACGGTGAAGGTCCTGCGGACTATTCGCAGTTGGAAGATCGCAAATCTCCCGCCGTCGGAAAGTTCACTCATCCCTCAGCCGCACCGAACAATCATCTGCTCACGGTCTACACGCCTGGTCCGGCGAATCATCAGAATGGATTGAAGAAACCGGCCATCGATGGGGGAATCTATCTGATCAAAGACGGCATACCGATTGATGAACCTGCCGAGATGCGACTCATCAAAAATGATCCGCGGTACAACGAACAATTCCCGCGGGCCGTGGTTCCGTATCAACGGATCTATGGAATCAAAGAACCGGCGACGATAGAACCGCTAGCGAATGATGGTTTGCTTTCGCCGCACTTGCCAGAGGGTACGCCGTTCGGTCTGGTCGGCAGTTCGAGTCTCTACAAACGCGAAAGCTATCCTGGAGGAACCGTTCCGGAAGGAAGTGTGACAGCCACGTTCGCAGGCGGACGCGACGCCAACGGTTACACAGCACTCGATCCGTTTAACACGTCCCAAAATGGAGCCTCGCTGAATTGGTTTAATCAAGGCAGTGATGCGGGCGTTTATGATAACGAGGACATTCACGCAATTCGGATTCTGGCAATGGAGCCGACGACCGATCGTCATCGTGGACCCAATAGCGGACGCCGGTTTCGCAGCCATGCCATGGAACGGCTACGAATTTTAGGAGAGATTCCGGTCCGCAAATTCGATGAAAACGGCAAACAACCAGTCGATCCCGACGGCCACCCCGACACTAGTTTTCTGACAAAGATTCCCGCCGACACCGCGTTCACATTTCAAACGCTCGACGAACAGGGAATGGTGCTCAACATGGCTCAGACTTGGCATCAAGTTCGTCCCGGTGAAGTTCGGCACGATTGTGGTGGCTGCCATGCTCATAGTCAGGAACCGACCGAGTTCTCTCTAACCGCAGCCGCAAAGGCAGACTATCAAGTCTTCGATCTCACGGAGTCCACACCGCTGCTCACTAGTCAACAGAACGATGAATCCGGCCGGCAATGGGATGCAGACAATTCCACCGGTTTGGCGAATGTGCCAAGGGGAGTTGTGAACGTGGAGTACTTCCGTGATGTGCAACCGATCCTACAACGCAGTTGTGCCGCCTGTCACACTTCCCAAGATGGCAAATCACCGGCGGGCAACCTTGATCTCGCTGCGGATGCGGAACGCGTTAACATACCGCACAAAGGGCAATTTCCAGGCACTTACTACCGGCTCGCGATGGATCAGCAAGCCAAGTTCGGCCATAAGCCCGTCATCCACAACGGCACCTGGCGACAAACGAATGCTTCCCGGTACGTCCGTAAGTTCCAATCCCGGCGAAGCCTTCTAGTATGGAAAATCTTCGGCGAGCGATTAGATGGCTGGACCAATAACGACCTCCCCACAGCTCGTATGCCGGGCGATCCCGATACGTTGGAGCAAGCCGGACAACCTGTGCCGAACACGCAAACCAATCGTGACAAAAGCGACTTGGACTATCGTGGTTCCATCATGCCACCGCCCGATGCGGTGAAGTCGGGAAAGGTCAAACCGCTTTCCGAAGACGATCGCCTCACACTGATCCGCTGGATCGACTTGGGTTGCCCGATCGACTTGGACTACGACCCAGAAAATCCCGAGCGAATCGGATTCGGCTGGATGTGTGACGACAAACGTCCCACCCTCACTCTCGCTGAACCCAAGCTCGATCAATCAAAACCTCTCGATCGGATCCTAATCGGTGCATTCGACTACGGCTCCGGTCTTGATCCCGCGAGTCTGAACGTCGTGGCCGACTTCCCGATTGACGACAGGGCCGCGGGAACGAATCTTGCAGATCGTTTTCGTGAGAAAACTCCTGGTGTGTGGGAGTATCAGCTTTCGAAGCCGATTTCAGTCCCCACAGGCACACTTCAAATCGCAATCGAAGATCAGCAAGGCAATAAAACTCAGATCGTCCGAACGCTCTCGAAGAACACTGAATAA